One window of the Zea mays cultivar B73 chromosome 3, Zm-B73-REFERENCE-NAM-5.0, whole genome shotgun sequence genome contains the following:
- the LOC103651630 gene encoding lysM domain receptor-like kinase 3, translating into MTKHGLLFFLAIALLLHRHYTSASSTGQPTRSSSTASRSTAEWQPLHCSPVSSCGSFLYVTPGGRNLSEIASVFNGNASLIQPVKRLSGSEDLLMAVACECQAISNTTTAAAFLHDTQYKVEPDAIPDDVKSNTFSGLAMDVGDGFPLTPGATVTVRLPCGCSSSTASKGVLSYSVQEEDTLSTIASLFSSSPEAILNLNPSVKNPDFIKPGWILFVPMGVAGSSKKKRVGSTTITIAASVSAIILSVCVLTVILRLRRRPSQQNAEAPEIKMERAPSNTSIAALESRFFPSMKINDIDPFQTERPVIFSLKVVGDATANFDEKRKIGEGGYGSVYLGFIGTHEIAVKKMRASKSKEFFAELKALCKVHHINVVELIGYAAGDDHLYLVYEYVQNGSLSEHLHDPLLKGHQPLSWTARTQIALDAARGIEYIHDHTKACYVHRDIKTSNILLDNGLRAKVADFGLVKLVERSDEEEWVATRLVGTPGYLPPESVLELHMTTKSDVYAFGVVLAELITGLRALIRDNKEVNKTKSIISIMRKAFDSEDLERSLETIIDPNLKDSYPIEEVCKMANVSMWCLSEDPLNRPEMRDTMPALCQIHLASIEWEASLGGDGEVFSGVSYGR; encoded by the exons ATGACGAAGCACggcctcctcttcttcctcgccaTCGCCTTGCTTCTGCACCGCCACTACACGAGCGCCTCTTCCACTggtcagccaacaagaagcagtagCACAGCATCAAGATCAACTGCAGAATGGCAGCCCTTGCACTGCAGTCCGGTGTCCTCATGCGGCTCGTTCCTCTACGTCACTCCTGGAGGGCGGAACCTGTCAGAGATAGCCTCCGTATTCAACGGCAACGCATCTCTCATCCAGCCCGTCAAGCGTCTCTCCGGGTCAGAGGACCTGCTGATGGCCGTGGCATGCGAGTGTCAGGCCATCAGCAACACCACCACGGCTGCTGCTTTTCTTCATGACACTCAGTACAAGGTGGAGCCGGACGCCATACCTGACGACGTCAAGAGCAATACTTTCAGTGGGCTTGCGATGGATGTTGGTGATGGCTTCCCACTGACGCCCGGGGCTACAGTCACGGTTCGCCTCCCGTGCGGGTGTTCCTCCTCGACAGCGTCCAAGGGAGTGCTGTCTTATTCGGTGCAGGAGGAAGATACCCTGAGTACTATCGCAAGCTTGTTCAGTTCAAGTCCAGAAGCCATCTTGAACTTGAATCCGAGCGTGAAAAATCCCGATTTCATCAAACCCGGGTGGATCTTGTTTGTTCCAATGGGGGTTGCTGGTTCTTCTAAGAAAAAAA GGGTTGGTAGTACGACAATCACAATAGCAGCATCCGTATCAGCTATAATACTGTCCGTCTGCGTCCTCACTGTCATTCTTCGCCTCAGAAGGAGGCCTTCTCAGCAAAATGCTGAAGCTCCTGAAATAAAAATGGAGAGAGCACCCAGTAACACCAGCATCGCCGCTCTGGAGAGCCGTTTCTTTCCGTCCATGAAAATCAATG ATATCGACCCATTCCAGACAGAGAGGCCTGTCATTTTCAGTCTGAAAGTAGTCGGAGATGCTACAGCTAACTTCGATGAGAAGAGAAAGATCGGCGAGGGAGGATACGGCAGTGTTTACCTCGGTTTCATAGGAACACAT GAAATTGCGGTCAAGAAGATGAGAGCAAGCAAATCGAAGGAGTTCTTTGCTGAGTTGAAAGCTCTGTGCAAAGTACATCACATTAACGTG GTTGAGTTGATCGGTTATGCTGCTGGGGATGACCACTTGTACCTGGTGTACGAATATGTCCAGAACGGATCGCTTAGTGAGCATCTGCATGACCCGTTGCTGAAAG GTCACCAGCCTCTTTCATGGACTGCTAGAACGCAGATAGCATTGGACGCAGCGCGTGGTATCGAGTACATTCATGACCATACCAAGGCCTGCTACGTGCACCGCGACATCAAAACAAGCAACATCCTGCTCGACAACGGATTAAGAGCTAAA GTTGCAGATTTCGGACTAGTGAAGCTTGTTGAACGTAGTGACGAAGAGGAATGGGTTGCCACTCGTTTGGTTGGGACGCCAGGATACCTTCCACCCGA GTCAGTTCTTGAACTTCACATGACCACCAAGTCTGATGTGTATGCGTTCGGAGTAGTTCTTGCGGAGCTCATTACAGGACTCCGTGCACTTATCCGGGATAACAAGGAAGTCAACAAGACAAAGTCAATAATCTCAATT ATGAGGAAAGCCTTCGATTCAGAAGATCTAGAGAGGTCACTGGAGACAATCATAGACCCTAACTTGAAGGACAGCTACCCCATAGAAGAAGTGTGCAAG ATGGCTAACGTTTCGATGTGGTGCCTTAGTGAGGATCCACTGAACCGGCCTGAGATGAGGGACACCATGCCGGCCCTGTGCCAGATCCATCTCGCCTCTATCGAGTGGGAGGCGTCGCTCGGAGGTGATGGTGAAGTGTTCAGTGGTGTTTCCTATGGCAGatga